TTTTTTCCTTCCCATACTTTACAATCGATTCTGCCAAAGGATGTTCTGAAGACTTTTCGGCAGATACAAGATATTGCAGGACCTTCTTCTCATCCTTATAAGCGATGAAATCTGTTACAACAGGTTGTCCCTTTGTTATCGTTCCTGTTTTATCAAGAACAATCGCATTGATTTTATGTGCGGATTCCAAATGTTCTCCGCCTTTAAAGAGTATTCCTATTTCTGCCCCTTTTCCTGTTCCAACCATGATGGAAGTCGGTGTAGCAAGACCAAGTGAACATGGACATGCAATCACTAGGACAGAAATGGCTGTTTCAAGTGCTGTTGGAAAGTCCCCTGGACTTATGATAAAATACCAAACCAAAAATGTCAGGACAGCGATTGTGACAACTGCCGGGACAAAGTATCCTGAAATCGTGTCTGCTATACGTTGGATAGGAGCTTTGCTTCCTTGTGCCTCTTCAACAATGTGAATGATTCCTGCAAGAGTGGTATCTTTCCCAACCTTAGTTGCTTTTATCGTTAGTGTTCCATTTTTATTGATGGTTGAACCAATTACTATATCATTATAGGATTTTTCTACCGGTATGGATTCTCCGGTAATCATCGATTCATCAACTGACGATTTGCCTTGAATCACAACACCATCGACGGGAATTTTTTCACCAGGTTTGACTAACAAATGATCCCCAACGATTACTTCCTCTATTGGAATTTTTCTTTCTTTTCCGTCTTTGATGACGATCGCTTCTTTTACCTGGAGGTTTAATAATTTCGTAATGGCTTCAGTTGTTTTTCCTTTTGCCATCGTTTCAAATAGTTTCCCTAACAAAATCAGAGTAATAAGAACAGCACTTGTCTCAAAGTATAAATGAGGCTCATATTCAGGGTTTCTAATGGTCTTGATCCCTTGTGTAAAACTATAAAAATAGGCTGATGAAGTTCCCAAAACAACTAAAACATCCATATTAGCGCTTTTGTTTTTCAAAGCCTTAAAGGATCCATTATAAAATTGGCCGCCTATATAAAATTGGACAGGAGTTGCCAATAAGAATTGAATCCAGGGATTCATGAGTAGTTGGGGCATGGGCAGACCGGTGGTCCAAGGAATATGTGCAGCCATGGTATATAAAAGCGGTATCGAAAAAATAGCCGAAAGGAGAAATTTTCGTTTTTTATCCTTTAACTCTTCTTCTTTATACTGTTCTTTAGCCTTTCGCTGAACTTTATTTTTGGCGTCATAACCGAGTCTTTTAATACGTTCAATCATCTCTGTACTTGTCGTTACATCAGGGTAATATTCTATAGAAGCAGAATCTGTTGCCAAATTGACGGTTGCCGTTTTTATACCACCCATTTTATTTAACACTTTTTCAATTCTGGTAGAACAAGCAGCACATGTCATCCCAAAGACATCAAGTTCAGTTTTGTCTGAACGGACTCCATATCCCAAATTTTCAATTTTAGAAATGATCTCGCTGATGGTCACCATATCTTTTTCAAATGTGATTGCTGCGGTTTCGACCGCAAAATTCACCTTGGCTTCGACACCGTCCATTTTATTTAACACTTTCTCTATCCTTGAAGAACATGCAGCACATGTCATTCCTGTTATATCTAATTTGAGCTGACCTTTCATTTTTGTTCACCTCAACAATACAATACCCTGGAACTTTGGATTTTTTAGATATGCTTTTTTATTTTGCGTTCACTTTATATTGATGAATGTCCAAAACTCACTGAATTTAATAATTCTCCAAAATGAAACAAATCTCCTTTTATAGCTGATGATCAAAAAAATAAACCCTCTTCCATCACTAAGAAGAGGGTTCTTTCTTTTTCGTTGATAAAACGATAGTACGATTTTAAATACATTAAAAATTATTATTAGTTTCCGTCCTATTAACCTTAATTTCTCAAAAATGTGCTTGAAATATTTCCTGATAGCCTGTACAACTATTCAAGCTAAACATAAGATATTACGTAAGTTTTCAAAGCGTCAAAGGAGGTGAATAAATAATGTCTCCAAGAGGTAGAAATCAAAGTGAATCTACAGGTGATTTTTCTAACCCACGAAGAAGACGACGTTGTGCAGGTGACGTAGTAAACCTTAGATTTAATCCAACTAACGATTCGGTACTCTCCGTATTCGTCGCTGGAAGTATTCTTCCATGTAATATACCACCAATTTCCTCTGGACCACTTCCAACGCCTACTCCGGTTCCTGTTCCTGCTGCATCTGGTTTTATGAGCTGTCTTTTAGCGAATGGATTTACCATCCAAGGAATGGTCGAACTCACACCAACTGATGTATTAGTTACTTTAGTTAGATGCTAATTTTGGTAGATCCTCCAACAAACTGCCAAACAAGAAAGAATAAGCAAGTGACCGATCTCATGTTATTTCATGAGAGGTCACTTGCTCATTAATCTCTAATAAACTAAGCGTGAATAATGCTGATATATTAAAGCTTATTTGATTGCCGCTTCTAATGCCACTTCAATCATATCATTAAAAGTAAGCTGCCGTTCTTCAGCAGTGGTCTCTTCCCCAGTTAAAATATGGTCGCTTACGGTTAGCACTGACAGCGCTTTTCTCCCAAACTTAGCTGCTAATGTGTATAAAGCTGTAGTCTCCATCTCAAGAGCAAGTATTTGATATCGCGCCCATTTTTCCAATTCGGCATTATCGTTATAGAAGGAATCTGCCGTAAATACATTTCCTACCTTTAAATGGAGGCCTTTTTCAATACCAGCATCATATGCTTTTCGAAGTAAATCAAAATCAGCACATGGAGCATAGTCTACATGGCCAAAAGTTAAGCGGTTTAAATTGGAGTCTGTAGAACTGGTCATCGCAAGTATAACATCGCGAACTTTGACATCCTTTTGAATAGCGCCACATGTGCCTACACGAATTAGCGTTTGGGCATTATAGCTTTGCATTAATTCATTTACATAAATTGAAATGGATGGAACTCCCATCCCAGTCCCTTGAACAGATATTCTTTTGCCTTTATATTGACCAGTGAAACCAAACATATTGCGTACTTCGTTATAGCAAACTGCACCTTCTAAAAACGTCTCGGCAATATATTTTGCACGGAGTGGATCCCCAGGAAGCAGGACGGTTTCGGCAATTTCATTTTCTTTTGCACCAATATGTACGCTCATAATATAACCTCCTAATTAAAGTAAATCAATGACAATATACCATAAACCTTTTTTGAATCAAACATTTCGTAAAATGGGACATGATTTTAAATAAAAGTGAGAAACTATTCCTAGACTCATCAGAATGATTGAGTTCCTTTGTAAGTTGGAAAATAAGATAATGGGGGACTACTAATGGGAAAAAAACATCGCAGCAGAATTAGTGCACCAAAGAAAAATAATCACATTCCGGCTGAAGCCATTGTTGCGGAACATGAAGCACATGCTAAAGAACATCAAGCTTCTGGCGGAAGAAAGCAATAATGGATTATTAAAACAATTGTATCGGGCAAATAAATAAACCTAAGGGCAAACCTTAGGTTTTTGCTTTTATAGCAATGTTATACGATTTATTAGGGACCAGCCGCCTGGCTTTAATTGATAATAATGCTGGCCTCCACGGCCTTCATCAATTAGAATGATGTCACCTGTTGAAAGAAATCTTCCTTTATAATCTTCAGGGATTCTGTCTGTCACATTAAATCGGCTAAATGTTTCTTGCAAACATTGTTCACGGTTTCCAGCTGGAATTGTCGTGCGGAATACTTCTTGATGTCCTTTTTTATCACGCCGTCTTGGAGTTTGAAAGATCGTCACATCATATGGGATATTTGCTCTTCTGGTTAATACTCTGATCATCATATCTCCTCCAATTATTAGAATTATTTATCTATTCTAATTAATTGGCGATAAGTGTTGTCGATTCCTCCATAAAATTTTAAATTTTTTTGTCGATTATCATTTATTTTTACTACTTTAAAAGGATTCGTAAGTAATGCACTCGAATGCTTTTGTTTCCTCCCGACTAAAAAACGATTTACTTGCTCACATTATATCAAATAAAGGCTTGACCTCGTTCGTTACCAAATAAAAAGGCGAGCACTTATTACTCATCTTTACAATTCTAAATTTTATTTTCATTTCCTGCTTAATTTCGATTATTCCTCAACTTCCTCATCAATAATGCTTTTTTCAATTAAATACTCAAATGTAATATCCGCAAGTTCCTCCAATTCTTCCTCGCTGGGAACGTACCCCCTCTTAACTAGCTCATGGAAAAAAAATTCAGCAATTTCCTCTGTATCAATATATACTTCAATTTCTCTCAAGTAATCGCCCCCCTTTTTACAGAATTTATGATGTATAAAGCTTTTTCATGCTATTGACTTTGTTTTCCGCTGTAGAACTACTTTACCATTTAAAAATTTTCTATATTTAGAAATAATCATGGGCATTTTTAAAATAGGACAAGCATAGATTAGTTGTAAAATTACTTGATGAGGTGTGAATATGTCTAAATTAGAATCGAAATTAGAAGCTCTATTAGAAGACGTGAATCAGGAGGATGGCCACACCCTCCGGATCATGTCAAAGATGACTGATTCCATGTATTTGCTTATAAAATGGGCTGGGATTCCGTTTGTCATTTATTTATTCCTTGAAATTATGAGGTGGTAGTAATTCGTGCTATACCTGCCTTTTCCCATCATTACTGACGATACTTTCCAATTTCCTTAAAACCACCCGCATGACTTGATAATATTCTTGGTCATGGAATAATTCGTACAGGATTCGATAATCATTATATACATCTAGAAGATGATCAATCAGTTCTTTTTTTTCTTTTTTCCGGGCAATTTCTTCTACTTCAATTTTTTTGGGTGAATTCTGCACCACTTGTTTTTTTGAAGTTTTTTCCTGCTTATCAACCAAATACAATAAACCCAATTTTTGAATGAAGGTATCAGCGCTTTGAGCATCAGCAACGAGTGTTAAATCTTCTTCACCAACTTCGAGCCATTCTCCGTCACTTACCCTTGAAAGCTCGTATATGACATCTTCCCATGCATCCTCTTTATAACGCCAAATCTCTGTCCGGAACCCCACCACTTTAAATAATTCAGCACCATAACCGCTAACTTGGACAAGATCTCCAATAAAAAATTTATATTCAATGTCAATCTGTTCCTGTTCCATAATCGTTCCATCGTATTCGGATAAAAGCTTTAATCCCGATTCCAAAAACAGGCCCTGACTTTTATTTACTTCATAAACAAAGCTGCCATCCAGCCATTTAACATCTGTAATTTTGCCGACAGTTCCATAAATCGTAATCACGACCGTGTCCCCGATCTGATACTTCGGTTTTTTTCTTTTCGCCATTTCCTCCCATCCTCTCAAATCATTCGTCGTGAATTTTGATTACAATAGTATATGCGCAGGCCAATTCAAAAGCGCATGGCATTTGGAAAATGAAAAAATCGCCTCAAAAGTGAGGCGATTTTTATCATGCTACTGCTTTTTTTCAGAAGACATGTATTGCTGCCATGCTTCATCAAAAATGGCCATAGAACCTAGATAGTGACCATTTAACTCCAGATAAGTACTAAGCTCATGGTAATCATCTGTATGCTTTGGAAAACTATGATCCAGATAGGCATTGTTGGCGAATTGGCTAATTTCATCTTTTGGTGATGGATGGCGATATTTCATTAAAAAATGATAAAACGATTTATTCATATTGGAACGCCTTTCCTTGCAATTTCATTTTTTATGTTATTTTTATGAATAACTATAATCGATTGTTCCATTGACGTCCAGATGCATACCATTTTCTACGAAAAATCAAA
Above is a genomic segment from Neobacillus endophyticus containing:
- a CDS encoding YozE family protein, whose product is MNKSFYHFLMKYRHPSPKDEISQFANNAYLDHSFPKHTDDYHELSTYLELNGHYLGSMAIFDEAWQQYMSSEKKQ
- a CDS encoding YozD family protein codes for the protein MREIEVYIDTEEIAEFFFHELVKRGYVPSEEELEELADITFEYLIEKSIIDEEVEE
- the deoD gene encoding purine-nucleoside phosphorylase, giving the protein MSVHIGAKENEIAETVLLPGDPLRAKYIAETFLEGAVCYNEVRNMFGFTGQYKGKRISVQGTGMGVPSISIYVNELMQSYNAQTLIRVGTCGAIQKDVKVRDVILAMTSSTDSNLNRLTFGHVDYAPCADFDLLRKAYDAGIEKGLHLKVGNVFTADSFYNDNAELEKWARYQILALEMETTALYTLAAKFGRKALSVLTVSDHILTGEETTAEERQLTFNDMIEVALEAAIK
- a CDS encoding heavy metal translocating P-type ATPase produces the protein MKGQLKLDITGMTCAACSSRIEKVLNKMDGVEAKVNFAVETAAITFEKDMVTISEIISKIENLGYGVRSDKTELDVFGMTCAACSTRIEKVLNKMGGIKTATVNLATDSASIEYYPDVTTSTEMIERIKRLGYDAKNKVQRKAKEQYKEEELKDKKRKFLLSAIFSIPLLYTMAAHIPWTTGLPMPQLLMNPWIQFLLATPVQFYIGGQFYNGSFKALKNKSANMDVLVVLGTSSAYFYSFTQGIKTIRNPEYEPHLYFETSAVLITLILLGKLFETMAKGKTTEAITKLLNLQVKEAIVIKDGKERKIPIEEVIVGDHLLVKPGEKIPVDGVVIQGKSSVDESMITGESIPVEKSYNDIVIGSTINKNGTLTIKATKVGKDTTLAGIIHIVEEAQGSKAPIQRIADTISGYFVPAVVTIAVLTFLVWYFIISPGDFPTALETAISVLVIACPCSLGLATPTSIMVGTGKGAEIGILFKGGEHLESAHKINAIVLDKTGTITKGQPVVTDFIAYKDEKKVLQYLVSAEKSSEHPLAESIVKYGKEKRSSTLPVKKFTAYPGYGIEAKIGNDIVTIGTRKLMDFKKIQYQEGEQDLLRFENEGKTAMYIAIDSCIVGLVAVADTVKKTAQLAVKQLNMMGIDVYMLTGDNERTARAIAEQVGITRVIAEVLPEEKANHIKELQLKGMKVAMVGDGINDAPALAIADIGIAIGTGTDIAIEASDLTILGGELTLIPKAIALSKKTMKNIHQNLFWALIYNSAGIPIAVLGLLAPWIAGAAMAFSSVSVVSNSLRLKKVKI
- a CDS encoding YodL domain-containing protein, translated to MMIRVLTRRANIPYDVTIFQTPRRRDKKGHQEVFRTTIPAGNREQCLQETFSRFNVTDRIPEDYKGRFLSTGDIILIDEGRGGQHYYQLKPGGWSLINRITLL